The Azospirillum brasilense genome has a window encoding:
- a CDS encoding energy transducer TonB family protein: MRAIRLHGRPQPARRPLGALALSGTLHAGVLAVLLSAAGAAPGTVAEETGAVSLNDTITPVIEVMLVASEADSGPPPAAAAAPESEPQPEPITELATEPEPEVAPEPVPPMGEPTPEPAPEPSPPPPPKPLPKPKPPVKAAPKPQMAPGPSPSPTPSAETGTGRNAAAAVEPVSASRGAMVDYGAQVWAWIGRHKPEKVVGGGQATVKLTLGTAGEVLDATILTSSGDEALDRAALAAVRKASPFPTPPPGLTAQDRVFSVPFLFRPR, from the coding sequence TTGCGCGCGATCCGCCTGCATGGGCGTCCCCAGCCGGCCCGCCGGCCGCTGGGGGCGCTCGCCCTGTCCGGGACGCTGCACGCCGGCGTCCTGGCCGTCCTCCTGTCCGCCGCCGGCGCGGCCCCCGGCACGGTCGCGGAGGAGACCGGCGCCGTCAGCCTCAACGACACCATAACGCCGGTGATCGAGGTGATGCTGGTGGCGTCCGAGGCGGACAGCGGCCCGCCACCGGCAGCGGCCGCCGCACCTGAGAGCGAGCCGCAGCCGGAACCGATCACGGAACTGGCCACGGAACCCGAGCCGGAGGTGGCGCCCGAACCGGTGCCCCCGATGGGGGAGCCAACCCCGGAACCCGCACCGGAACCGTCCCCTCCCCCGCCGCCCAAGCCGTTGCCGAAGCCGAAGCCGCCCGTCAAGGCGGCGCCGAAACCGCAGATGGCACCGGGCCCAAGCCCATCACCGACGCCATCCGCCGAAACCGGAACCGGTCGCAACGCGGCGGCGGCGGTCGAGCCGGTCTCCGCGAGCCGGGGCGCGATGGTGGATTACGGGGCGCAGGTCTGGGCCTGGATCGGGCGGCACAAGCCGGAGAAGGTGGTCGGCGGCGGGCAGGCCACCGTCAAGCTGACCCTCGGCACGGCGGGCGAGGTGCTCGACGCCACCATCCTCACGTCGAGCGGCGACGAGGCGCTGGACCGCGCCGCCCTGGCCGCAGTGCGCAAGGCGTCTCCCTTCCCCACCCCGCCGCCCGGCCTGACGGCGCAGGACCGTGTCTTCTCCGTGCCCTTCCTGTTCCGCCCGCGGTGA
- the ychF gene encoding redox-regulated ATPase YchF, translating to MGFNCGIVGLPNVGKSTLFNALTATQAAEAANFPFCTKEPNVGRVGVPDPRLDKLAAIAKSQKIIPTQLEFVDIAGLIRGASKGEGLGNQFLANIREVDAIVHVLRCFEDDDVTHVEGNVDPLRDAEVVETELMLADMESLERQLTSLQKKAKGGDKDSKIKADLMERALKVLQDGKPARVVEVSEEEKPVFKQFMLLTAKPVLYVCNVEEASAATGNSLTAKVAEKAKAENAGMVVISAAIEAEVAQLSDAAEKQEFLESLGLEETGLNKLIRAGFQLLDLITFFTVGPKEARAWTVRRGAKAPEAAGVIHTDFERGFIRAETIDFDSYVTLGGEQGAKDNGKMRQEGKEYVVNDGDIFHFRFNV from the coding sequence ATGGGCTTCAATTGCGGCATCGTCGGCCTGCCGAACGTCGGCAAGTCGACCCTGTTCAACGCGCTGACCGCCACCCAGGCGGCCGAGGCGGCGAACTTCCCCTTCTGCACCAAGGAGCCGAACGTCGGCCGCGTCGGCGTGCCCGACCCGCGGCTGGACAAGCTGGCGGCCATCGCCAAGTCGCAGAAGATCATCCCGACCCAGCTCGAATTCGTCGACATCGCCGGCCTGATCCGCGGCGCCTCGAAGGGCGAAGGTCTGGGCAACCAGTTCCTCGCCAACATCCGCGAGGTGGACGCCATCGTCCACGTCCTGCGCTGCTTCGAGGACGACGACGTCACCCATGTGGAAGGCAACGTCGATCCCCTGCGCGACGCCGAGGTGGTCGAGACGGAGCTGATGCTCGCCGACATGGAGAGCCTGGAGCGCCAGCTCACCAGCCTCCAGAAGAAAGCCAAGGGCGGCGACAAGGACTCCAAGATCAAGGCCGATCTGATGGAGCGCGCGCTAAAGGTCCTCCAGGACGGTAAGCCCGCCCGCGTCGTCGAGGTCAGCGAGGAGGAGAAGCCGGTCTTCAAGCAGTTCATGCTGCTGACCGCCAAGCCGGTCCTCTACGTCTGCAACGTCGAGGAGGCCTCAGCGGCCACCGGCAACAGCCTGACCGCCAAGGTCGCCGAGAAGGCCAAGGCCGAGAACGCCGGCATGGTCGTCATCTCCGCCGCCATCGAGGCGGAGGTCGCCCAGCTCTCCGACGCCGCCGAGAAGCAGGAGTTCCTGGAATCCCTCGGGCTGGAGGAGACCGGCCTCAACAAGCTGATCCGCGCCGGCTTCCAGCTTCTCGACCTCATCACCTTCTTCACCGTCGGCCCGAAAGAGGCCCGCGCCTGGACCGTGCGCCGCGGCGCCAAGGCCCCGGAAGCGGCGGGCGTCATCCACACCGATTTCGAGCGCGGCTTCATCCGGGCCGAGACCATCGACTTCGACAGCTACGTCACGCTGGGCGGCGAGCAGGGCGCCAAGGACAACGGCAAGATGCGTCAGGAAGGCAAGGAATACGTCGTCAACGACGGCGACATCTTCCATTTCCGCTTCAA